One Aegilops tauschii subsp. strangulata cultivar AL8/78 chromosome 7, Aet v6.0, whole genome shotgun sequence genomic window carries:
- the LOC109753090 gene encoding kelch repeat-containing protein At3g27220 — MAAPAPPTTSSKPPLPPRLAVPLALALLLALAFVVDFLSYSSAISPAFSPSSKTVKEGNNNDDTKLRNGSPTVRHLNATFSDLPAPHWDWEEMPPAPVPRLDGASVQIGDLLYVVAGYGSLDHVHSHVDVYNFTSNTWTGRFDMPKKMSNSHLGMASDGRYIYAVSGQFGPQCRPAVSRNFVLDTKLRKWDELPPLPVPRYAPATQLWRGRLHVMGGGKEDRHEPGLEHWSLAVKNGKALENEWRAEIPIPRGGPHRACVVANDKLFVIGGQEGDFMPKPGSPIFKCARRHEVVYGDVYMLDNEAKWKQLSPMPKPDSHIEFAWVVVNNSIVIVGGTTEKHPITKKMILVGEVFRFDLETLKWSVIGRMPFRIKTALAGYWDGWLYFTSGQRDRGPDNPTPKKVVGSMWRTKLHV, encoded by the exons ATGGCTGCGCCGGCGCCGCCGACCACAAGCTCCAAGCCGCCCCTCCCCCCGCGCCTCGCCGTGCCGCTCGCCCTCGCGCTCCTCCTCGCTCTCGCATTCGTTGTCGACTTCCTCTCCTATTCCTCCGCCATCAGCCCGGCCTTCTCCCCCTCTTCCAAGACG GTAAAGGAGGGTAATAATAATGACGATACGAAGCTTCGCAATGGATCACCGACGGTGAGGCACCTCAACGCCACGTTCTCAGACCTGCCGGCGCCGCACTGGGACTGGGAGGAGATGCCGCCGGCGCCCGTTCCCCGGCTTGACGGGGCGTCCGTGCAGATCGGGGACCTCCTCTACGTCGTCGCAGGGTACGGGAGCCTCGACCAT GTCCATTCTCATGTGGATGTGTACAATTTCACTTCTAACACATGGACTGGAAGGTTTGATATGCCCAAGAAGATGTCAAATTCACATTTAGGGATGGCCTCAGATGGGAGATATATCTATGCAGTGTCTGGACAATTTGGTCCACAGTGTCGGCCAGCTGTGAGCCGTAATTTTGTTCTAGACACAAAGTTAAGGAAGTGGGACGAATTACCTCCTTTACCTGTTCCTAG GTATGCACCAGCTACTCAACTTTGGCGTGGGCGGCTTCATGTGATGGGTGGTGGCAAAGAAGACCGCCATGAACCTGGATTAGAGCACTGGAGCCTTGCTGTGAAGAATGGCAAAGCATTGGAGAATGAGTGGCGAGCTGAAATACCGATACCACGTGGTGGACCTCATAG GGCATGTGTTGTTGCTAATGACAAACTCTTTGTAATTGGTGGTCAAGAGGGAGACTTCATGCCTAAACCAGGGTCACCTATTTTTAAATGCGCAAGGAGGCATGAG GTTGTTTATGGTGATGTGTATATGCTGGACAATGAAGCTAAATGGAAGCAACTGTCTCCAATGCCAAAGCCAGATTCCCACATAGAATTTGCATGGGTCGTTGTTAATAACTCCATAGTAATTGTTGGCGGAACTACCGAGAAGCACCCTATCACCAAAAAGATGATTCTTGTTGGTGAAGTCTTCCGGTTTGATTTGGAAACATTG AAATGGTCAGTCATTGGTCGTATGCCTTTCCGGATCAAGACAGCCTTAGCTGGTTACTGGGATGGGTGGCTCTATTTCACTTCTGGGCAGAGGGATAGGGGACCTGATAATCCAACTCCTAAGAAAGTTGTTGGTTCTATGTGGAGAACGAAACTGCACGTCTAG
- the LOC141027202 gene encoding putative UDP-glucose glucosyltransferase, whose protein sequence is MEFPPEDDLDARVNLSGLLPLSVADVSSFLLPSNPYKLLSDAILKLFRAIQKASWVFMVLSIEELAEMAHGPASTSRPFLWVVRPDCSVVLSEGYLDSVAWRGMVVPWSLQDLVLAHPSTACFLTHDGWYSTLAT, encoded by the coding sequence ATGGAGTTCCCGCCCGAGGACGACCTCGATGCCCGGGTCAACCTTTCGGGGCTCCTGCCGCTGTCGGTTGCCGATGTGTCGTCTTTCCTGCTGCCGTCGAACCCCTACAAGCTCCTCAGCGATGCGATATTGAAGCTGTTCCGTGCCATCCAGAAGGCTTCATGGGTGTTCATGGTGCTGTCCATCGAGGAGCTGGCCGAGATGGCCCATGGACCCGCGTCCACCAGCCGCCCCTTCCTGTGGGTGGTTCGACCGGACTGCAGCGTGGTGCTCTCCGAGGGGTACCTGGACTCCGTCGCCTGGCGCGGCATGGTGGTGCCGTGGAGCCTGCAGGACCTGGTGCTCGCGCACCCGTCCACGGCGTGCTTCCTCACTCACGACGGCTGGTACTCCACACTGGCGACCTGA